The Neoarius graeffei isolate fNeoGra1 chromosome 10, fNeoGra1.pri, whole genome shotgun sequence sequence catcagtggaccaagtgcagtgaagttaaaggagactatgttgaaaaataatgcaagaacaatctttctcctgtgacattttctgggtgaggtcaagaactttttgaagtaccctcaaaTGCTCGTGTTTGTCCTTCAGTAAACTGAGAAATATCTCTGAACCGCTGCGTGTCAGTGACAGTTTATGTCGCTCCtggatccgtgaggcagaatttGCCGGGAGGCAGAAGACTTATATTTCTAGATCACTCATACTTTATCAATTCAACCTTCTTCAGTAAAGACAAATCAAAAGCTACCAGTAAGGAGATGTCAAATTAAtagttatggaaggagtctccagtgtcagcactgtgtCTTAGTATCTTAACGAgtaagagaaaaatgagacattGGTGAAAGAACACAAACAACAAAACCATGTTCCTTgatcatccaaatgtccccacaaagtcAAAACTGTCCGATTTCACTATCTTTGTTGGAACATTTGGACCTCAGTagtatacatcacacacacacacacacacacacacacacacacacacacacacagagagaatgtCCTTTGTAAACGCATGTAAGCAGTAAAGGTCAATGTTCAATCTAACACAGGCAAACACACTCACGCACAACGCACACTCAATCTCActgatgaaaaaaaacaaaaacacactccTCTTTGCCTCAGGAGATCAGAGTGTCAGAacacaccttcacacacacacacacacacacacagaggtacgtTCTCGTCTCGCTACAAAAATACAATCCAGCATAAACGTTTATGGAAATTTGTAACCATACACATTTAGAGCTAAGAGGGAAAACTTTTTAATTATTAATTCATAGAATGGCTAAAGTTTGTAAATATAAAGCAGAAAAATGTCATATTTCATCCTTATTCTTCCGGAAGAGAGGAGAGAAGCGTTTCTCCTGTTTTATCAGGACTGAGATGAAGGAAAGAGAGAATAAGGATTTAATCCTAAATGATTTGAGGCTTAAAGATTGAGACAGAACAAGACAGAGATGTTCGACGACCGATACAGAATGATAACGTATCTTTGGAAGGGTTgatttgagagaaaaaaaaagttatatataAGTGAGTTGCATTGTAATTTGACCCAGTTTCCTGTTCTGAGATATCGCCACATCATGAATGATCAGGCCCGGCTTCATAGGTGGGTCAGGCCCGCCCAATCACACCCGTTAgcttttagtgcttaattattgaTGATTACTTCACAGTGATATTGAACCTGAAGTGGTGAGAATACACACTTTTTTATTCTATTCATCTTTAAACTTTATTTCAGTATTTCCACTGACCATCAATAATCAGCCAGGAGAAggtaaatgaaatgaaaattctCTCTTTTCTGGTCTTTGGCCATgtagtgagtctcaggtccaatctGCTGCCTTCAGCAAAATAATTTCTATAAAATGAGTTAACTGACCAGAACACAGGATCCACTACAGAACCTGAACTGGTTcaatcattcattttctatagcaCTTATTCAGTGCGAGTCACAGTGAAGCCGGAGTCAATCACCTCCGACATCAGGTGAGAGGCAGAGCACATCCTGGACAGGCCGCCAATCCATCAGAGTACCaacgcagacagacagacagacagacattcacactcacatgcacatCTCTGGGAGAAGCCGtggtctaaaggttagagaagcagctttgggaccaaaaaggttgccagtttaattccctggaccagcaggaatggctgaagtgtccttgagcaaggaaccAAACCCcagcctgctccccaggctgctctgggtgtggtgtacatcactctgggtgagagcgtctgctaaatgcctgtaacagaATAGAATCGGTTcacgaacccgttccctgttggtcgaaaagtagCTTCTCAGACTGACGTGTTGTCTTTAGATGTACGAGTGGATCAGCCTTTCGTCTTTTCACAGCCTTTTCTCTTAGTGGATGTTTAGCATTAGTGCGTATAACAGGACACCAAAACACAGCCAGAGAAACGGTCCATCAGTATCAGAACACTGCCGTGAAGTTTGTCTAAAATCCACGAACAGGAGGACTCACATAACGGCAGCAAATACAGTAGTGACCATGGCGACACACAAAAAGAAAACATGCTAATAGAGTGGAAAAATCCCCTTAACTCCTCTAACTCACTTTATGTTCGTGCAAACTTGATTTCTACACAAACTGATTTCTGAATCACATCGATTGGTCACACGAACGCAGTCTGAAACCGGTCGAGGTGCCGTTTGAAGGTGTGCTGGCTGCATTTTGAACGAGCGCCAAGGTGGAATCCATGACACCAAACTCTGGCCATGTTGTAGTTTCACAGCGTTACGTTCGCGCTCAGATTAGCCGTGATGAAATAAATGTACAAATTACACCGAAAGGGAACAAAAAGAAGAGAACAAGAGACAGAATTCACTATTGTAACAATCTGTTTTATTGATTTTGTACacttagttcatcagtcagctacTACGCATGTAGACGCATCACTGAACACAATCGTTGCCGTGGGAACCAGAAAGAAATCTTCATCAACAACAAAACAAATTGTCATATTGCAGCACTTTATTCGGATTCGGAATGACAGTCCTTATAGGGTGTGAAACACTcgatataaaaacaaactgtaCTGGCATGGAGGAGCGTGGTGATCCCCTGCACCATCATTGTTCACGACTGAGGTTCTGGAGGTGACCTTTAGCTACTTCAATGTAACACTCGCTAGCTTATTTGACACAGCTagctaactttttttttcctttttacgtAACAACCGTAGCCAATGGAAGGACGTCAGGGGACCAACACGCTCGACAGGTCAGTTTTACCAGCAACAGTGATCTGCAAATGCCGTAGAAAAAAACCCTTTATCTGCTATAGGCATGTGCCGATATTACCGATATTTTCATAatgcgatttttttttaaatcgcagtATTTTATCCCAGTTTACAATACTGTACCTTTTACATACTACGTTCCAAAATGCCATAATGAATGAAATTATGGGATTGCACACTCGGACGGGATGCAGCAGGCCGTAATACAACACCACCGCTGTATGTCAAACGTTGCAACGTGAGCTATAATTGATTATCGGCACATGCCTAGCTTACCGTGACGTTAGCGAATCGTTGGCATGCAGGTTTAATGGACAAGCACTCAAAACATCACCAGAACATACAGCCTATATAATAGATACCACGTTTTGTAACGTTGTTTAATTCCGATAGGAAAACCGTACAAAATCTTTTTCCCACCCACTTCATCAGCCATGGAATCTTCTGGAACAGTCACTGAGGATCTTCTCCACATGACTGATTCCATACTTCTTTCAGGGgttaaacacagagagagagagagaaagagagagagaaaggaggcgTGGCATAACCTGGGATTTGAGCCTTATTTGTGCAACAAACTGCGTTCTCCACAAGGGGGCGCTGCCTTAAAGGAACAATCTGCCAAAAGGTGAAATGTACCTGCTTTAATGATTTTCCCTGAAACGCAGTCAACCACCAAAGACGTGTTCGGTTCAGATTTTCAAGGCAACCTGGAGCTCCAAGGTTAATGTGGCTTATAACTAAAGgaagtctctctcacacaaaatGTCTTCCTCAAACCTACATCCAACTTCCTGTTCAACTTCCTGTCATCGCCAGGAAAAACAGGAACTAAACATCAGAGCAACAGCTCGACTCTCGAACATTATGATTGCGTCCATCTTGTACAACGGGAATCACTTATTTTACCTCGTAAAATAGTATTCTCTCACCTTTGTTAGAAATTCCTTGGCTTTAAAATTTAAAAACATATTTTCAGAAAACATTCTGTGTGAGAAAAACTACTTTAGCTCATTAGCTACGTTAGCCTCGAGTGCAAAACTATAGAAAATAAACACGTCTTGGCTGATCAACGACATTCACGTTTCACTTTTGGACAACTTgataatttttaaatttattttaaaagctTTTCAGTGCTTCGTTGGCACACTGATGGAAATCTAAAACACCATGATCTCGATATGCATCACTCCGCCCAAGATTATTTTTGTTTTCATATTTTTAAAATCCTCTTTCCCCAGACACTCCAGGTCCATCTCTCTCCTTCGTGATCTGTTCATCAGGTCCTTGTAACTCGGCTTGGCTCCACCCACATTCCACAACACAACAAGCTTACAGTCAAAATTTCACTTTGACATTATGAAGTCCCCGCCCCCTGGCCAGCTGACCCCGATCCTGACCCGGACCCCAGCCCTCCCCCCATCATCAGGTTCCTCAGGAGCTTCCTCCTGCCTGCCTGGTAGTCCTCCTCGTCGACGTTGACGAGCAGTTTGATGGCCTCGTGGCCGACGGCCTGCTTCAGCGAGTCTGTGATGAACACGCCCTTCAGCGCTTCCAGCAGCGAGCCGTTGATGTAGTCACGCCAGAACGCGTCCAGGTAGGTGAGCTCTGAAAACTTGATGTCACAGATGATGGATCCAAGGTCACGAGATTTCAGGATGGTGTTGGCCTGGTTGAAGCGCTCAAACTGGCGCTCCAGCGCCTCCTGCTTGTTGGAGAAGACGTTGCCTTGGAGGGCCGAGTCGTGTTGGCAGTACTCCGCCCGTACGCGCAGACGGATATCTGAGAAAGGAGACAGATATTAGACATTGGCGTACAGGTATggacgtgtgtgtgagtgaatgagagagagagagagagagtgtacgtACCGCAGGTCTGTTTCTCCCGGCAGTCCGCCGCACTGTAAGTTCTCTTCCTCTTTCTGCTTGGAGTGGGCGTGGCTGGTTTTGGGCGTGGCTGACACACCTCAGGAGAGGGGCAACAAATCACAGGCTGTGGACCTGTTGAGAAACTTGCATCAGGGTGTGTTTTCACCTGGCTTCATGAACACAAACGAACACAcacactagagccctgcactcccgcgggagtcccgcgggacccgccgcaaagcagtgcgggacaaattttgaaagctcattgcgggcgcgggcgggaccggaagtgcacatatgcacgcgcgggcgggagcgcacatatgcggcgcgggcgggagcagtgataagctgcagtcccgctaactaaaaacgtgtttgaaataaaatttataaattattaatttatgtctatcatatataatttgtgctggatattttatttggcattaataaaaacattttaagatgcctaaatttgcagagatagtcagattgccagattgagtgaggaatggcatcttaaatttgccattgatcaccctaacagacaatcctttgatcactctaatgactcgcagttcacacccagctagcaagagaaccatgagtgaagtgatttactgcttgagttagtctacaactctaatcagagagacaggttacacagtgagggtaggcttgactcaatgctatcccagaaatccttcctgtaatatgcaaatttagctgtccaatcagaggcggacaaatttgcatattacaggaaggatttctgggatagcattgagtcaagcctaccggcactgtgtaacctgtctctctgattagagttgtagactaacgcaagcagtaaatcaattcacttctcttactagctctgctttgcaataaaaaaagaaaaaaaaaaaaaaaaaacaccattggtacaaagcaagcccattcacttttttatgctgatcagagaattacaatggtttctcatgtgataaaaatgtgcgatttgtgattaaatattttaatcacttgacagcactaattattattattattagagacactacatgctgaattcagaaacaaggtaaataataacaaacgggaatgtgagctgtagatatttatgctcaaatccactcaaagtagggggcggggcaccatcacgctgtgtcaagacaagaactttcctgagaaataacgcgaacgtctgcatcatgcgggatttgcgggcgggagtgggacaaaatatggcaggtgcgggcgggagcgggactgaaaatcatcatttttttgtgggcgcgggcgagagcgggactgaaaatcataattctttgcgggcgggagcgggactgcacaatgcgggcgggagcgggactgaaaaatccaacccgcgcagacctctaacacACACCTACCTGCGCATCTGTGCGGTGTGACCTGTGGACTCTCTGTTCTGTTTCCTCGTGGAAAAATGTAGCGCACTGATGTCTCCTCTAAGTACTGATCCACTGGGTCTGGACACACTGCGAAATACACACGTCAGCATGATGCACCATATGAACCTGATTACTAATAGATCAATCAGTGTGGTCATGTGATCACCTGTCTGTCTCTTGCGCAGTGTGACATAAGGCAGAAGGTCATGTCTGGTGATGATGCGCAGCAGCTGCAGAAGGTGCCGGAAGTTTGTTTCATCGCATCGTCCCTGTCTCTCCAGCGCCAGCAAGAAGTCTCGCCCATCCCGTATTCCGCCACGCTCGTACTCGTCAATGACGTCCACGAACAGGAAGGAGAGCACGCGCACATCGCGGTGTGTGAGGTGAGTGCCAACGATGTCGAACATGCGGTGCAGCGAGTACAGACCGTACGCGTCGTCCACCGCCTCCTCCGGCCACGTGCGAGAGGAAGACGGTGCGGATTGGGATGCGCCCTGCACACCGCCGTGTGAAGTCGAGGGTCCTGAGCGTGAGCTCGAGCTCctccaggaggaggaggaggaggtctgTGGAGCGGGAACAGCACGTGCAGCATGCCTTTGCCGCTGTGATGTCATCACTCTGCGCCACGAGGACGGAGACGCAGGATGATGGAATTTCAGGGCTGGATTGTGCACACGGTGTGCCCGACTCTCACCTCCAGCTTCACTCTGTGATCACAAGCACAACTCTTTAGATAAAGCACAGATTCAGAATTTTACTGATGACTGCTGTGAGCAATGAAAAGAATATCAGCACATACACATGCAAGCCATAAATACACTCAAATCAATTATATACAACATAATACAATATTAAAGTTATTCAAGTTCAACGTTACAATTATAACACAAAGCACCAAAAACACATCCACTGTAGCTCTAACCTCCCATCTGGGTTTAACTGTTAGCCAGTCAGCTAGCAAAGTAGCGCTACTAACCCATATAACATCACACTACTGgagaaaagaacagaaaaatAATATAACCAGTTAAGCTCAGTACCTTTCTCCTGTTTAATTGAGACAGTCGACATTATTTTATCTCTTCTGATACCATAGCAACGCAGTAAGCTATCCGACTAGCTGGATAGTTTTGCTATGTAAGCTAGCATTGTTGATATAATAAAGTAGATTGACTGACATTCATGTATATTATTTTTCTAGTCACTAATAATTCGGGTGATGAATAAACAATTCgagagatttataaaataaccttTACACGTTAACAGTTTTGAGACAAAATCCTGTTATAGCTATGCTAAACTATGCTATGCTATGCTATAATCAACCTGCTGGCGTTTATTTTACACTGCGCTTGCGCACTTTGCGTGTCTGACGGCCGGGTTTTACA is a genomic window containing:
- the dedd gene encoding death effector domain-containing protein, giving the protein MTSQRQRHAARAVPAPQTSSSSSWRSSSSRSGPSTSHGGVQGASQSAPSSSRTWPEEAVDDAYGLYSLHRMFDIVGTHLTHRDVRVLSFLFVDVIDEYERGGIRDGRDFLLALERQGRCDETNFRHLLQLLRIITRHDLLPYVTLRKRQTVCPDPVDQYLEETSVRYIFPRGNRTESPQVTPHRCAGPQPVICCPSPEVCQPRPKPATPTPSRKRKRTYSAADCREKQTCDIRLRVRAEYCQHDSALQGNVFSNKQEALERQFERFNQANTILKSRDLGSIICDIKFSELTYLDAFWRDYINGSLLEALKGVFITDSLKQAVGHEAIKLLVNVDEEDYQAGRRKLLRNLMMGGGLGSGSGSGSAGQGAGTS